The Arachis hypogaea cultivar Tifrunner chromosome 19, arahy.Tifrunner.gnm2.J5K5, whole genome shotgun sequence genome has a window encoding:
- the LOC112776403 gene encoding uncharacterized protein isoform X4, protein MHSLSIEDVTSSAVAAAAAAAARSHELLPPPLSMRLLFSSSHELSRPCSCLTSSLRRRSRAASSLLAGGLSSSLLVAVSSAAIDFGDFFKGPLPGKFLKLLGFLALSRLGVYIPLASCTGISEVARSSEKRRRGWKKESSSIHSICVSWICNCTGNWPSPLFTSLCE, encoded by the exons ATGCATTCTCTCTCCATTGAAGATGTGACTTCCTCCGCtgtcgccgccgccgccgccgccgccgctcgGTCGCACGAGCTCCTTCCACCGCCGCTCTCAATGCGGTTGCTCTTTTCGTCGTCACACGAGCTCTCTCGGCCGTGCTCTTGTCTTACGAGCTCCCTCCGCCGCCGCTCTCGCGCTGCTTCTTCTCTCCTCGCTGGAGGTTTGTCATCGTCTCTTCTGGTCGCTGTTAGTTCAG CTGCTATAGATTTTGGAGACTTCTTTAAAGGTCCATTGCCAGGAAAGTTTCTCAAGCTTTTAGGGTTTCTTGCCTTGTCACGTCTTGGTGTGTATATTCCTCTAG CTTCTTGCACAGGTATATCCGAAGTTGCAAGATCTTCAGAAAAGAGAAGGCGAGGCTGGAAGAAAGAAAGTTCTTCAATACACTCGATATGCGTCAGTTGGATTTGCAATTGTACAG GCAATTGGCCAAGTCCTCTTTTTACGTCCTTATGTGAATGA
- the LOC112776403 gene encoding uncharacterized protein isoform X2 codes for MHSLSIEDVTSSAVAAAAAAAARSHELLPPPLSMRLLFSSSHELSRPCSCLTSSLRRRSRAASSLLAGGLSSSLLVAVSSAAIDFGDFFKGPLPGKFLKLLGFLALSRLGVYIPLASCTGISEVARSSEKRRRGWKKESSSIHSICVSWICNCTAEADMQKLSHALKVISKNQRTWFTAALLQLSAEEYPPADATDDKLYLKGATNRDGDFCSTSSTGESLKNIATGQCDEKSYRLGLQICKRI; via the exons ATGCATTCTCTCTCCATTGAAGATGTGACTTCCTCCGCtgtcgccgccgccgccgccgccgccgctcgGTCGCACGAGCTCCTTCCACCGCCGCTCTCAATGCGGTTGCTCTTTTCGTCGTCACACGAGCTCTCTCGGCCGTGCTCTTGTCTTACGAGCTCCCTCCGCCGCCGCTCTCGCGCTGCTTCTTCTCTCCTCGCTGGAGGTTTGTCATCGTCTCTTCTGGTCGCTGTTAGTTCAG CTGCTATAGATTTTGGAGACTTCTTTAAAGGTCCATTGCCAGGAAAGTTTCTCAAGCTTTTAGGGTTTCTTGCCTTGTCACGTCTTGGTGTGTATATTCCTCTAG CTTCTTGCACAGGTATATCCGAAGTTGCAAGATCTTCAGAAAAGAGAAGGCGAGGCTGGAAGAAAGAAAGTTCTTCAATACACTCGATATGCGTCAGTTGGATTTGCAATTGTACAG CTGAAGCAGACATGCAGAAATTGAGTCATGCGTTAAAAGTAATTTCAAAGAATCAAAGAACATGGTTCACAGCAGCGCTTCTACAATTAAGTGCCGAAGAATATCCACCTGCTGATGCAACTGATGACAAGTTGTATTTGAAAGGTGCTACCAATAGAG ATGGTGATTTCTGTAGTACTTCATCAACAGGGGAGAGCTTGAAGAACATTGCTACAGGTCAATGTGATGAAAAGTCATATAGATTAGGATTGCAAATTTGCAAGAGGATCTGA
- the LOC112776403 gene encoding uncharacterized protein isoform X3 — protein MHSLSIEDVTSSAVAAAAAAAARSHELLPPPLSMRLLFSSSHELSRPCSCLTSSLRRRSRAASSLLAGGLSSSLLVAVSSAAIDFGDFFKGPLPGKFLKLLGFLALSRLASCTGISEVARSSEKRRRGWKKESSSIHSICVSWICNCTAEADMQKLSHALKVISKNQRTWFTAALLQLSAEEYPPADATDDKLYLKGATNRDGDFCSTSSTGESLKNIATGQCDEKSYRLGLQICKRI, from the exons ATGCATTCTCTCTCCATTGAAGATGTGACTTCCTCCGCtgtcgccgccgccgccgccgccgccgctcgGTCGCACGAGCTCCTTCCACCGCCGCTCTCAATGCGGTTGCTCTTTTCGTCGTCACACGAGCTCTCTCGGCCGTGCTCTTGTCTTACGAGCTCCCTCCGCCGCCGCTCTCGCGCTGCTTCTTCTCTCCTCGCTGGAGGTTTGTCATCGTCTCTTCTGGTCGCTGTTAGTTCAG CTGCTATAGATTTTGGAGACTTCTTTAAAGGTCCATTGCCAGGAAAGTTTCTCAAGCTTTTAGGGTTTCTTGCCTTGTCACGTCTTG CTTCTTGCACAGGTATATCCGAAGTTGCAAGATCTTCAGAAAAGAGAAGGCGAGGCTGGAAGAAAGAAAGTTCTTCAATACACTCGATATGCGTCAGTTGGATTTGCAATTGTACAG CTGAAGCAGACATGCAGAAATTGAGTCATGCGTTAAAAGTAATTTCAAAGAATCAAAGAACATGGTTCACAGCAGCGCTTCTACAATTAAGTGCCGAAGAATATCCACCTGCTGATGCAACTGATGACAAGTTGTATTTGAAAGGTGCTACCAATAGAG ATGGTGATTTCTGTAGTACTTCATCAACAGGGGAGAGCTTGAAGAACATTGCTACAGGTCAATGTGATGAAAAGTCATATAGATTAGGATTGCAAATTTGCAAGAGGATCTGA
- the LOC112776403 gene encoding uncharacterized protein isoform X5, with translation MHSLSIEDVTSSAVAAAAAAAARSHELLPPPLSMRLLFSSSHELSRPCSCLTSSLRRRSRAASSLLAGGLSSSLLVAVSSAAIDFGDFFKGPLPGKFLKLLGFLALSRLASCTGISEVARSSEKRRRGWKKESSSIHSICVSWICNCTGNWPSPLFTSLCE, from the exons ATGCATTCTCTCTCCATTGAAGATGTGACTTCCTCCGCtgtcgccgccgccgccgccgccgccgctcgGTCGCACGAGCTCCTTCCACCGCCGCTCTCAATGCGGTTGCTCTTTTCGTCGTCACACGAGCTCTCTCGGCCGTGCTCTTGTCTTACGAGCTCCCTCCGCCGCCGCTCTCGCGCTGCTTCTTCTCTCCTCGCTGGAGGTTTGTCATCGTCTCTTCTGGTCGCTGTTAGTTCAG CTGCTATAGATTTTGGAGACTTCTTTAAAGGTCCATTGCCAGGAAAGTTTCTCAAGCTTTTAGGGTTTCTTGCCTTGTCACGTCTTG CTTCTTGCACAGGTATATCCGAAGTTGCAAGATCTTCAGAAAAGAGAAGGCGAGGCTGGAAGAAAGAAAGTTCTTCAATACACTCGATATGCGTCAGTTGGATTTGCAATTGTACAG GCAATTGGCCAAGTCCTCTTTTTACGTCCTTATGTGAATGA
- the LOC112776403 gene encoding mitochondrial arginine transporter BAC2 isoform X1, whose amino-acid sequence MDLWAEFHAASWGREFVAGGFGGIAGIVSGHPLDTVRIRQQVLNTGGHGSSSAFTILRNALAKEGPASLYRGMGAPLASVTFQNAMVFQTNAILSRVFGKSVSPNDPPSFKGVALGGVGTGVLQSLIISPIELVKIRLQLHRNEKHLIEQPHKGPIIVAKNVWRKEGLKGIYRGLGITVIRDGPSHGVYFWTYEYMREQLHPGCRKSGQESLCTMLMAGGLAGVASWIVCYPFDVAKTKLQAQTPDSLKYNGTVDCLRKSIKEEGYGILWRGLGTTVARAFVVHGVVFTAYEITLRLLFNHEIIQMQKTI is encoded by the coding sequence ATGGATCTCTGGGCAGAATTTCATGCAGCAAGTTGGGGAAGGGAGTTTGTAGCAGGAGGATTTGGAGGAATTGCTGGGATAGTATCTGGTCATCCATTAGACACAGTGCGAATAAGGCAACAGGTCTTAAACACCGGTGGCCATGGCTCATCATCAGCATTCACCATTCTTAGAAATGCTTTGGCTAAGGAAGGACCTGCTTCTCTCTATCGTGGCATGGGTGCACCTTTGGCCTCTGTTACATTTCAAAATGCTATGGTTTTTCAAACTAATGCAATTCTCTCAAGAGTATTTGGCAAATCTGTTTCTCCTAATGACCCTCCTTCCTTCAAGGGTGTAGCATTAGGAGGAGTTGGCACAGGTGTCCTCCAGAGCCTAATTATTTCCCCGATAGAGTTGGTCAAAATTCGCCTTCAGCTTCATCGCAATGAAAAACACTTGATAGAACAACCACATAAAGGTCCTATAATTGTTGCCAAGAATGTATGGAGAAAAGAGGGACTAAAAGGAATATACAGAGGACTGGGCATCACTGTTATAAGGGATGGACCTTCGCATGGTGTTTATTTTTGGACATATGAATACATGAGGGAACAGCTTCACCCAGGTTGTAGAAAAAGTGGTCAAGAAAGCCTATGTACTATGTTGATGGCAGGTGGATTAGCTGGTGTAGCAAGTTGGATTGTTTGCTACCCTTTTGATGTTGCAAAGACAAAGTTACAAGCTCAAACACCTGATTCTTTGAAATACAATGGCACTGTTGATTGCCTTAGAAAGAGTATTAAGGAAGAAGGGTATGGAATTTTATGGCGCGGATTAGGAACTACAGTTGCTAGAGCTTTTGTAGTACATGGTGTTGTTTTCACAGCTTATGAGATCACATTGAGGTTATTATTTAATCATGAAATTATTCAAATGCAGAAAACTATTTAG